One window of the Pseudomonadota bacterium genome contains the following:
- a CDS encoding FAD-binding protein, with product MSEAINPVRNQLVEKLKQSGFKQEQIAAAEDLRSCYGYDATRQSRSPLLAVLPENHKQVVTVIRLAADQGLKIFPRGAGSGMSGGSIPSADGIILSLTRMKKILEIDQDNMIATVEPGVVTAELQEAVARVGLFYPPDPASLGFSTLGGNVAENAGGPRAVKYGVTADYVMGLEAVMINGETIRCGNKCVKSVSGYDLTSLLVGSEGTLAVITRILLKLLPAPESVRTSLLAFPSMASAARAITSMLKNQIDPSTIEFLDRHSINAVRETLPFSLPDGADTLLLVEIDGSVSSVEAQNRKLQSLLKDDALLFIEAGNQAERAQLWSARRRLSPAIANLAPHKINEDIAVPRAAIPAVIDRLGRLSELVKLPIVCFGHAGDGNIHVNVMLDKNDPEQARRGEEAVAEIFAITLSLGGTLSGEHGIGNTKSAYLDKEWNRATIAAMRAIKRAFDPENRLNPGKIFPPED from the coding sequence ATGTCAGAAGCGATCAACCCGGTGCGCAACCAGCTGGTTGAGAAACTCAAGCAGTCAGGTTTCAAACAAGAGCAGATTGCCGCCGCCGAGGATCTTCGCTCCTGTTATGGTTATGACGCCACCCGCCAGAGCCGGTCGCCGCTGCTCGCGGTGCTGCCCGAGAATCATAAGCAGGTCGTAACCGTAATCCGCCTGGCCGCCGACCAGGGACTGAAGATTTTCCCCCGCGGGGCCGGCAGCGGCATGTCGGGCGGCTCGATTCCCAGTGCGGACGGCATCATCCTGTCCCTGACCAGAATGAAAAAGATTCTGGAAATCGACCAGGATAATATGATAGCTACGGTTGAACCCGGAGTAGTGACGGCCGAGCTGCAGGAAGCGGTCGCCAGGGTCGGCCTGTTCTACCCCCCGGACCCGGCCAGCCTCGGCTTTTCAACTCTCGGCGGCAATGTCGCCGAGAATGCCGGTGGTCCGCGAGCGGTAAAATACGGCGTTACCGCTGACTATGTGATGGGCCTGGAGGCGGTCATGATCAATGGTGAGACCATCCGTTGCGGCAATAAATGCGTGAAATCGGTTTCCGGTTACGATCTGACCTCGCTGCTGGTCGGATCGGAAGGCACCCTGGCCGTCATCACCCGGATTCTGCTAAAACTGCTTCCCGCTCCGGAAAGCGTCCGCACCTCGCTGCTGGCCTTTCCTTCCATGGCGAGCGCGGCCCGGGCCATCACCAGCATGCTGAAAAACCAGATCGATCCCTCGACCATCGAATTTCTTGACCGGCACTCAATCAACGCGGTCCGGGAAACGCTGCCTTTTTCTCTCCCCGACGGTGCCGATACGCTTCTTCTGGTCGAAATTGACGGCTCGGTTTCCAGTGTCGAGGCCCAGAACCGCAAGCTGCAAAGCCTGTTAAAAGATGACGCCCTGCTGTTCATCGAAGCCGGCAACCAAGCGGAGCGAGCCCAGCTCTGGAGCGCCCGCAGGCGGCTTTCGCCCGCAATCGCCAATCTTGCGCCCCATAAAATCAACGAAGACATCGCGGTTCCCAGAGCCGCGATTCCGGCCGTGATCGATCGTCTGGGAAGACTCTCGGAGCTGGTCAAACTGCCGATTGTCTGTTTCGGACATGCGGGTGACGGCAACATCCATGTTAACGTCATGCTTGATAAAAACGACCCCGAACAGGCTCGGCGCGGGGAAGAGGCGGTCGCCGAAATCTTTGCCATCACCCTGTCGCTGGGAGGGACCCTTTCCGGTGAACATGGCATCGGCAACACCAAATCAGCCTATCTCGACAAAGAATGGAACCGCGCCACCATTGCCGCCATGCGGGCGATCAAAAGAGCCTTTGACCCGGAAAATCGTCTGAATCCGGGCAAGATTTTTCCACCGGAAGACTGA
- a CDS encoding (Fe-S)-binding protein, with product MSQANWRDELKKCVKCGACMTVCPIYRQTGREEMVARGKLNLIESVQGKSDLPPGWREAVDHCLLCCSCEENCSKNIRITEIIAAARNHQNQECGLNPIKKSAFALLKSRFSSLAALLKTGSLLQGLWGRKLPRHSGLQRRLPLPGIDEQTVIPVLPRRNLDDLLRQQKPQAALEPVIYFPGCATRYLYPQTGLDLIYVLEQLGFQGLFPRELVCCGLVAWGTGDQDSHRVLQNRNLEVFHRHASVKEIVTGCASCGHALKEYENLPAGCEILDISEFLYRHREKLERLVGNRRLSRKITYHDPCHLRKGQNLTREPRWLLSLIAGENFIEMSHPERCCGAGGTFGLTHKALSREILAEKACDIEQTGALTVASGCPGCLLQLTEGAVVAGSSWQAEHPVSLLAELLRSPEKPS from the coding sequence ATGAGCCAAGCCAACTGGCGGGACGAACTGAAAAAATGCGTCAAGTGTGGGGCCTGCATGACGGTCTGCCCGATTTATCGGCAGACCGGACGGGAGGAAATGGTGGCCCGCGGCAAACTGAATCTGATTGAATCCGTCCAGGGAAAGTCAGATCTGCCGCCAGGCTGGCGGGAAGCGGTGGACCACTGTCTGCTCTGCTGTTCCTGCGAAGAAAACTGCTCAAAAAACATCAGAATCACCGAGATCATCGCGGCCGCACGCAACCATCAGAACCAGGAATGCGGCCTCAATCCCATTAAAAAAAGCGCTTTCGCCCTACTCAAAAGTCGTTTTTCGAGTTTGGCCGCCTTACTTAAAACAGGTTCACTCCTGCAGGGCCTCTGGGGACGAAAACTACCTCGCCACAGTGGTCTTCAACGCCGTCTGCCCTTACCCGGCATCGATGAACAGACGGTTATTCCGGTTCTGCCCCGCCGCAACCTCGATGACTTGCTCAGGCAACAAAAACCGCAAGCCGCGCTTGAACCGGTTATTTATTTTCCCGGTTGCGCCACCCGTTACCTTTACCCGCAAACCGGACTTGATCTTATTTATGTCCTTGAACAACTGGGTTTTCAGGGCCTGTTCCCACGCGAACTGGTTTGCTGCGGCCTGGTCGCCTGGGGGACCGGCGACCAGGATAGCCATCGGGTTTTACAAAATCGCAACCTTGAGGTCTTTCACCGGCACGCATCCGTCAAGGAAATCGTTACCGGCTGCGCTTCCTGTGGACATGCTCTGAAAGAATATGAAAATCTGCCCGCCGGCTGCGAAATTCTGGATATCAGTGAATTTCTTTACCGTCACCGGGAAAAGCTGGAAAGGCTGGTCGGCAACCGCCGCTTATCCAGGAAAATCACTTATCACGATCCCTGTCATCTGCGCAAAGGCCAGAACCTCACCCGCGAGCCGCGCTGGCTGCTCTCCCTGATCGCCGGGGAGAATTTCATCGAAATGAGCCATCCCGAACGCTGCTGCGGAGCCGGCGGCACTTTTGGTCTGACTCACAAAGCTCTGTCGCGTGAGATTCTGGCCGAAAAAGCCTGTGATATTGAACAAACCGGAGCCCTCACCGTCGCCAGCGGCTGTCCCGGCTGCCTCCTGCAGTTAACTGAAGGAGCGGTGGTGGCCGGCAGCTCCTGGCAGGCCGAACATCCTGTCAGCCTGCTGGCCGAACTTTTAAGAAGCCCAGAGAAGCCGTCATGA
- the parE gene encoding DNA topoisomerase IV subunit B, producing MSNNTERLYNAEAIEVLKGLDPVRLRPGMYTDTTRPNHLAQEVIDNSVDEAMAGFANRLEVILYNDNSLEVRDNGRGMPVDIHPEEQVPGIELIMTRLHAGAKFNHKSYQYSGGLHGVGVSVVNALSQHLEVEVKRDGGRFTCAFSGGISSSPLTRIEDVGRRNTGTAIRFWPDPKYFDTVKFAVNRLIHTLRAKAVLCPGLKVSFIDQINEESYEWLFVDGLADYLKQSLDGRSQIPDPPFTSKFSSDSESVSWALTWLPEGGEPINESYVNLIPTSAGGTHVNGLRSGLQAAIREFCDFRNLLPRGLKLSPEDSWEHCSYIISLKSQNPQFSGQTKERLTSRESASLVAGVIKDAFSLWLNEHPAIGEEIAALAIANAQKRQRAARKVERKKITNGPALPGKLADCVSQDPALSELFLVEGDSAGGSAKQARDRNFQAVMPLRGKILNTWESDVEVILASKEIHDIAAAIGVDPGSDRLTDLRYGKICVLADADSDGLHIATLICALFLRHFKPLVRAGHLFIAMPPLYRIDRGKEVYYALDETEKEAILERLREDKKNVRINLQRFKGLGEMNPLQLRETTMAAETRRLVQLTLNEAGEDFQIMDMMLAKKRAADRRQWLEDKGCLTAEPLVPTDAAAQSQEND from the coding sequence ATGTCCAATAACACCGAACGGCTTTATAACGCGGAAGCCATTGAGGTTCTCAAGGGCCTGGATCCGGTCCGATTACGACCCGGCATGTACACCGATACGACCCGGCCCAACCATCTCGCTCAGGAAGTCATCGACAACAGTGTCGATGAAGCCATGGCCGGCTTTGCCAATCGCCTGGAAGTTATTCTCTACAACGATAACTCGCTGGAGGTCAGGGATAACGGTCGCGGCATGCCGGTCGACATTCACCCCGAAGAGCAGGTCCCGGGAATCGAACTGATCATGACCAGGCTTCATGCCGGAGCCAAATTCAACCATAAAAGCTACCAATATTCAGGTGGTTTACACGGGGTTGGAGTTTCTGTCGTCAATGCTCTCTCCCAGCATCTGGAGGTTGAAGTCAAACGCGACGGCGGTCGTTTCACCTGTGCCTTCAGTGGCGGAATCAGCAGCTCTCCCCTGACCCGGATCGAGGATGTCGGACGCCGCAACACAGGCACCGCGATCAGATTCTGGCCGGACCCGAAATATTTCGATACCGTCAAATTCGCGGTTAACCGCCTGATCCATACCCTGCGGGCCAAGGCGGTTCTCTGCCCCGGGCTGAAAGTCAGTTTTATCGACCAGATCAACGAAGAGAGTTATGAATGGCTCTTTGTCGATGGCCTGGCCGACTATCTCAAACAGAGTCTCGACGGCCGTTCTCAGATTCCGGATCCGCCTTTTACCAGTAAATTCAGCAGTGATTCCGAAAGCGTAAGCTGGGCCCTGACCTGGTTACCGGAAGGGGGAGAACCTATCAATGAAAGCTATGTCAACCTGATTCCCACGTCGGCCGGAGGAACCCATGTCAACGGCCTGCGCAGCGGTTTACAGGCGGCTATCAGAGAATTTTGCGACTTTCGCAATCTTTTGCCCCGAGGACTGAAACTTTCCCCTGAGGACAGCTGGGAACATTGCAGCTACATCATTTCCTTGAAATCTCAGAATCCCCAATTTTCCGGCCAGACCAAGGAACGACTAACTTCAAGGGAAAGCGCGTCCTTGGTCGCCGGGGTGATCAAGGACGCTTTCAGCCTCTGGCTGAATGAACATCCCGCCATCGGCGAGGAAATCGCCGCTCTGGCTATCGCCAACGCGCAGAAAAGACAACGGGCGGCCCGCAAGGTCGAACGCAAGAAAATCACCAACGGGCCGGCCCTGCCCGGCAAACTGGCCGATTGCGTCAGCCAGGATCCGGCCCTGAGCGAGCTCTTCCTGGTCGAAGGCGATTCCGCCGGAGGCTCCGCCAAACAGGCCCGGGACCGAAATTTTCAGGCGGTCATGCCGTTGCGGGGGAAAATCCTCAACACCTGGGAAAGCGATGTCGAAGTCATTCTGGCCTCCAAGGAGATTCATGATATCGCCGCCGCCATCGGGGTCGACCCGGGCTCCGACCGCCTCACAGACCTGCGCTACGGAAAAATCTGCGTTCTCGCCGATGCCGATTCCGACGGTCTTCATATCGCCACCCTGATCTGCGCCCTGTTCCTCCGTCATTTCAAGCCCTTGGTCCGGGCCGGCCATCTGTTCATCGCCATGCCTCCTCTCTACCGGATCGACCGTGGCAAAGAGGTCTACTATGCCCTTGATGAGACCGAAAAAGAAGCTATCCTTGAACGTTTGCGGGAAGACAAAAAAAACGTTCGCATCAACCTGCAGAGATTCAAGGGACTCGGCGAGATGAACCCCCTGCAATTGAGGGAAACCACCATGGCGGCCGAGACCCGGCGTCTGGTCCAGCTGACCCTGAACGAAGCCGGCGAGGATTTCCAGATCATGGACATGATGCTGGCCAAAAAAAGAGCCGCCGACCGCCGCCAGTGGCTCGAAGATAAAGGCTGTCTGACTGCAGAACCACTAGTTCCGACGGACGCCGCGGCCCAATCCCAGGAAAACGACTAA
- the parC gene encoding DNA topoisomerase IV subunit A — MTQEKQLFLQDECEKQFLGRFTEKAYLEYAMYVILDRALPHIGDGLKPVQRRIIYAMSELGLKAGAKYKKSARTVGDVLGKFHPHGDSACYEAMVLMAQPFTYRYPLIDGQGNWGAPDDPKSFAAMRYTEARLSDYADLLLSELDQGTVDWGDNFDGTLQEPLLLPARLPNLLLNGSTGIAVGMATDIPPHNLSEVAEACIYLLDHPEATTAALCEIIKGPDFPSRAEIITPREELVRLYEKGNGTLKMRAVYELEEHDIVITALPHQVSGARVMEQIAAQMQAKKLPLVADLRDESDNEEPVRLVIIPRSNRVDPELLMAHLFATTDLEKTYRVNLNLIALDGRPRVMGLAQLLNEWLRFRIEVVRRRLNYRREKVEARLHILAGLLIAFLNIDEIIDIIRRHDQPKPILMQHFGLSEKQAEAILELKLRHLAKLEELKIKGEADELEKERQSLAEILASERKLRNLIRKEIKNDARLFGDSRRSPTVIPRNEAQALSTTELLPTEAITVIVSDKGWVRAAKGHDIDPLKLTYRTGDAFKTAVTGRSNQPVVFLAANGRCYTLAAHTLPSARSHGEPLSGRLQIDSPIEHLLMGENEERFLLASDDGYGFITCLQDLLSKNRNGKAVLSLPQNAHPLPPLHLGRTEQEELVALSSSGRMLIFALQQLPLLTRGKGNKIISLNPNGKNQSENETLKMAIILPAGATLRVHAGHRQMTLKKENLETYRGSRGRRGLLLPRGLQRADSLEIIFDQSDPDHG; from the coding sequence ATGACGCAGGAAAAGCAGTTATTCCTTCAGGACGAATGCGAAAAGCAGTTTCTCGGCCGTTTTACCGAAAAGGCTTACCTCGAGTATGCCATGTATGTCATTCTCGACCGGGCTCTCCCCCATATCGGTGACGGCCTCAAACCGGTACAACGGCGCATCATCTACGCTATGTCCGAACTCGGCCTGAAAGCCGGAGCCAAATACAAAAAATCGGCGCGAACCGTGGGCGATGTACTGGGCAAGTTTCATCCCCACGGAGATTCCGCCTGCTATGAAGCGATGGTCCTGATGGCCCAGCCCTTCACCTACCGCTACCCCCTGATCGACGGCCAAGGCAACTGGGGGGCTCCGGATGACCCGAAGTCATTCGCCGCCATGCGTTACACCGAAGCACGGCTTTCCGACTATGCCGATCTGCTGCTCAGCGAACTGGATCAGGGCACGGTCGACTGGGGAGATAATTTTGACGGCACCTTGCAGGAGCCGCTTCTGCTTCCGGCCCGGCTGCCCAATCTTCTGCTTAACGGCAGCACCGGCATCGCCGTCGGCATGGCGACCGACATCCCCCCCCACAATCTCAGTGAGGTTGCCGAAGCCTGCATTTATCTGCTGGACCATCCCGAGGCGACCACGGCCGCTCTTTGCGAGATTATCAAAGGCCCGGATTTTCCTTCCCGGGCCGAGATCATCACCCCACGCGAGGAACTTGTCAGGCTCTATGAAAAAGGCAACGGCACCCTGAAAATGCGGGCGGTCTACGAACTGGAAGAGCATGACATCGTGATTACGGCCCTGCCCCACCAGGTTTCCGGCGCTCGGGTCATGGAACAGATCGCCGCCCAGATGCAGGCCAAGAAACTGCCCCTGGTGGCCGACTTACGAGACGAGTCGGACAACGAGGAACCGGTTCGTCTGGTCATCATTCCCCGTTCCAACCGGGTTGACCCCGAGCTGTTGATGGCCCATCTGTTCGCCACGACCGACCTTGAGAAAACCTACCGGGTCAACCTGAACCTGATTGCTCTCGACGGACGTCCCCGGGTCATGGGACTGGCCCAACTACTCAATGAGTGGCTCCGCTTCCGTATCGAGGTCGTCCGTCGGCGTCTTAACTACCGCCGGGAAAAGGTCGAAGCCCGTCTTCACATTCTTGCCGGCCTGCTGATTGCCTTTCTCAATATTGATGAAATCATAGACATCATCCGCCGCCATGATCAGCCGAAACCGATATTGATGCAGCATTTCGGCTTAAGTGAAAAACAGGCGGAAGCGATTCTCGAACTGAAGCTGCGCCATCTGGCCAAACTGGAAGAGCTCAAGATCAAAGGTGAAGCGGATGAACTCGAAAAGGAAAGACAGTCCCTGGCTGAGATTCTGGCTTCCGAGCGCAAGCTGAGAAATCTGATCCGTAAGGAAATCAAAAACGACGCCAGACTCTTTGGTGATTCGCGTCGCTCTCCAACCGTCATCCCCCGCAATGAAGCCCAGGCCTTGAGCACAACCGAGCTGCTGCCGACCGAAGCGATCACCGTCATCGTCTCCGACAAAGGTTGGGTCAGGGCGGCGAAAGGTCACGACATCGACCCTCTGAAACTCACCTATCGAACCGGGGATGCCTTTAAAACGGCGGTTACCGGGCGCAGCAACCAGCCTGTCGTTTTCCTGGCCGCCAACGGGCGCTGCTATACACTTGCGGCCCACACCCTGCCTTCGGCCCGCAGCCATGGAGAACCGTTGAGCGGACGCCTGCAGATTGACAGCCCTATTGAACATCTGCTGATGGGTGAAAATGAGGAAAGGTTTCTCCTGGCCTCGGATGATGGTTATGGTTTTATTACCTGCCTGCAGGACCTGCTGAGCAAAAACCGTAACGGCAAGGCCGTTCTGAGCCTACCTCAAAACGCCCACCCCCTGCCTCCGCTGCATCTGGGAAGGACAGAGCAGGAGGAACTCGTGGCTTTGAGCAGCAGCGGCCGCATGCTGATTTTTGCTCTCCAGCAGTTGCCGCTGCTGACCCGGGGCAAAGGCAACAAAATCATCAGCCTTAACCCCAATGGGAAAAACCAGTCCGAAAACGAAACCCTGAAAATGGCAATCATTCTGCCGGCGGGTGCCACCTTGAGGGTCCATGCCGGGCACCGCCAGATGACCCTGAAAAAAGAAAATCTCGAGACTTATCGCGGTAGTCGTGGCCGTCGCGGCCTGCTGTTGCCGCGGGGCCTGCAACGAGCGGACAGTCTGGAAATAATTTTCGACCAATCCGACCCAGACCATGGATAA
- a CDS encoding DUF814 domain-containing protein, with the protein MDKQSLEVMSGVLLRQVQGSFITKIHQMTPWHLLLRLRGGGHVGEQRLLIAIAPQAPGLHLTQRRYLNPPRPLRFCAYLRRHLQGARILDLKKDAHDRIIFIRATTRETEKQLIIEFTGKNQNVVFTQGENMIIGALMRPVSHHERLAPGFAYRPPEPIIAGSPNNTAPVLLHEIIPNPSTASAQELLSAYDDWFFPRYQQHYGALEFRKLEKALQQHLRRLQKRQQHLTAEAAEKEKHLDNRRLGDLLKASLPRLQKGLSTAYVVDYWSEKLEETAIALNPALTPQENLEKLYKTAKKARRGLELIEDRRRLTRGDEDYTMNLLFQFSKFRPESDTSEELQELLELAAALTAKKSRSEPLAEKNKNSRVKPARPSPQPGITRLDGVAGGVIYLGRTALANDYLYRHLGRAEDFWFHVRERPGAHVLLKASPDGSAPEAEQLQAATLAAANSQIRGERRVEVTMTKIKYLRKPKGAHPGQLLLSGPHTTVTVNPETSKG; encoded by the coding sequence ATGGATAAACAAAGTCTGGAGGTCATGAGTGGAGTTCTGCTGCGCCAAGTGCAGGGTTCATTCATTACCAAGATTCATCAGATGACGCCCTGGCATTTGCTCCTGCGTCTGCGCGGAGGGGGTCACGTCGGAGAACAACGCTTGCTGATTGCGATCGCTCCGCAGGCGCCGGGCCTGCATCTGACTCAGCGCCGTTATCTTAACCCGCCGCGACCCTTACGTTTCTGCGCCTACCTGCGCCGTCACCTGCAGGGGGCCCGGATTCTCGATCTGAAAAAAGACGCCCATGACCGCATTATTTTTATCCGCGCCACCACGCGGGAAACCGAAAAGCAACTGATCATCGAATTCACCGGCAAAAACCAAAACGTCGTCTTCACCCAAGGCGAAAATATGATTATAGGCGCCTTGATGCGCCCGGTTTCCCATCATGAAAGACTGGCCCCGGGTTTTGCATATCGCCCCCCCGAGCCGATAATTGCCGGCTCCCCCAACAACACGGCGCCGGTGCTCCTGCACGAAATTATCCCGAATCCGTCCACCGCCTCCGCTCAGGAGCTGCTTTCCGCCTACGATGACTGGTTTTTCCCCCGTTACCAGCAGCACTACGGCGCCCTTGAGTTCAGGAAACTTGAAAAAGCTCTGCAGCAACATTTGCGCCGCCTGCAGAAAAGACAGCAGCATCTTACCGCGGAAGCCGCCGAAAAGGAAAAACATCTCGACAATCGTCGTCTGGGAGACCTGCTCAAGGCCTCCTTGCCGCGGCTGCAAAAAGGCCTGAGCACGGCTTACGTGGTTGATTACTGGTCGGAAAAACTCGAGGAAACCGCCATCGCCCTGAATCCGGCGCTCACTCCTCAGGAGAATCTGGAAAAACTGTACAAAACTGCGAAAAAAGCCAGAAGGGGACTCGAGCTGATTGAAGACCGCCGCCGGCTGACCCGCGGCGATGAAGACTACACCATGAATCTACTTTTTCAGTTCAGCAAATTCCGACCGGAGAGCGATACTTCGGAAGAGTTACAGGAACTGCTGGAGCTGGCGGCCGCTCTGACGGCTAAAAAATCCAGGTCAGAGCCACTCGCCGAAAAAAACAAAAATTCGCGCGTAAAACCGGCGCGCCCCTCCCCACAACCAGGGATCACCCGGCTTGACGGGGTGGCCGGAGGCGTCATCTATCTCGGCCGCACGGCCCTGGCCAACGACTATCTCTACCGTCATCTTGGTCGAGCCGAAGATTTCTGGTTCCATGTCCGGGAACGCCCCGGGGCCCATGTTCTGCTCAAAGCCTCCCCCGACGGCAGCGCCCCGGAAGCCGAACAGCTGCAGGCGGCCACCCTGGCGGCCGCCAACTCTCAGATCCGGGGAGAACGCCGAGTCGAAGTAACCATGACTAAAATTAAATATCTGCGTAAACCCAAAGGGGCCCACCCGGGCCAACTGCTCCTCAGCGGTCCGCATACGACCGTGACCGTCAACCCGGAAACCAGCAAAGGATAA